A DNA window from Parabacteroides johnsonii DSM 18315 contains the following coding sequences:
- a CDS encoding TonB-dependent receptor — translation MKLSFLFMLISFMSFTAKAAAQKVSVTFNNVKMEKVLSVITKQTGLNVAYSKQVVNLDHRVSIHVEDAEVNHVLDLLVAETNMGYEVKNGKIYLFDKKYERTIQQQEKREITGVVKDKEGEAIVGANVVVKGTTIGNMTDMDGKFSLEVPKNVTLQISYIGYKSTEVSVGKQTFLNILLTEDTEMLEEVVVVGYGTTKRRDVVGSISKISSDDIVKIPSTNLAESLQGMSSGMMVTNNSGHPGSAPQIKIRGLNSINLSTDPLWIIDGMPIHTGSSEHTQNGVKGISPISMINPNDIESIEVLKDAAATAIYGSRAAGGVILVTTKSNKGKLTGVKLSYDGGVSKIPFSQNDIFVDSPTWWKMMDKAQANAGNVPTDPTQIMATQFWGERPDMTREEAIATNTDHLKALTQDAYFHQFSLTANKGFETGGVMFSANYRDEKGLIKNNDFKRFTGRFSFNFKPLNSVEMGVNANFIYLKTNGVKSSQGKGNGGWANWRYTLPWYKVYDENSQTGYWAVNSGYNMAAFSDRNLTRNDVDQYRTLGNAYLQWNTPLKGLMIKGEAGVDLIVNNSTFWQSSLLAPTAPFVSRAFEQSVTKSNINYDAYVNYNRTFSEVHFLDVTIGAEASRNWSYTRYAEGQDLQTVYPELINPLTMNSMGGRRGGDAYLMGLFARVNYKLMDRYLLNASVRRDGHSAFSKDNRWANFYAFGAGWIMTEEDFMKDWEWLNMLKLRGSYGITGNTAVSNSMTYLSWGLNTNKVFGVDYLHGATTVGPMGSKDLKWETTANLDLGFDFGILNNRINGSFAYYTQKVSDLILLGNVQPSVGFDTNQIYENVGDLKNWGFEFNVSSVNIENRNFTWKTDFNISTNKNKILTLNAAEQGKGKEESTSIRKEGEALNTYYLASNVGVDSEKGIYMIEQRDKDVWDKAYETTSTGKIIPMTNNNVSNNKMIQHGKTPLPKFYGGLSNTFYYRNFDLNVMFSFAGGHWLLNSLYTTGTQMSSECNTVKDMVGNTWEKAGDNAKYPQLVSGNNYHYDNDGNYSEKTVAYGSVGQTTRFLQRGDYIRLRNLQLGYTLPKSVLNAIRLSNVRFYVGVTNLFTITGYDGLDPETQQDLPIPRTVNFGLSLNL, via the coding sequence ATGAAACTTTCATTTCTTTTCATGCTTATTTCTTTTATGAGCTTTACAGCAAAAGCTGCGGCTCAAAAGGTTTCAGTCACATTTAATAATGTGAAAATGGAAAAGGTTCTGTCGGTAATAACGAAACAGACGGGACTTAATGTCGCTTATAGTAAACAGGTCGTAAATTTGGATCATCGGGTGAGTATTCATGTGGAAGATGCAGAAGTAAATCATGTATTGGATCTTCTTGTTGCAGAAACAAATATGGGTTATGAAGTGAAAAATGGAAAAATCTATTTGTTTGATAAGAAATATGAGCGTACAATTCAGCAGCAGGAGAAAAGGGAAATTACTGGTGTTGTAAAAGACAAAGAAGGAGAAGCTATTGTCGGAGCAAATGTTGTAGTTAAAGGTACGACGATTGGAAACATGACAGATATGGATGGTAAATTCAGTCTGGAAGTTCCGAAAAATGTGACTTTGCAAATTTCTTATATAGGGTATAAATCCACAGAAGTGTCTGTAGGAAAACAAACCTTCTTAAATATTCTTTTAACAGAAGATACCGAAATGCTGGAAGAAGTCGTTGTTGTCGGATATGGTACGACGAAAAGGCGTGATGTTGTCGGCTCAATTTCTAAGATAAGTAGTGACGATATAGTAAAAATTCCATCTACAAATTTAGCTGAAAGTTTACAAGGAATGTCCAGTGGTATGATGGTAACCAATAATAGTGGCCATCCGGGTTCTGCTCCACAAATAAAGATTCGTGGTTTGAATTCGATTAATTTAAGTACGGATCCGCTATGGATTATAGATGGTATGCCTATCCATACGGGATCCAGTGAACATACCCAGAATGGAGTGAAAGGAATTTCTCCGATTTCAATGATTAATCCAAATGATATAGAATCAATAGAGGTTTTAAAAGATGCTGCAGCAACTGCTATTTATGGTAGTAGAGCTGCCGGGGGTGTAATATTGGTGACAACGAAATCTAATAAAGGAAAACTGACAGGTGTTAAGTTGAGTTATGATGGAGGAGTATCCAAAATACCGTTCTCTCAGAATGATATTTTTGTAGATTCTCCCACTTGGTGGAAAATGATGGATAAAGCGCAAGCTAATGCTGGCAATGTTCCGACCGATCCTACTCAGATTATGGCAACTCAATTTTGGGGAGAACGCCCTGATATGACACGTGAAGAAGCAATTGCGACTAATACCGATCATTTGAAAGCATTAACTCAAGATGCTTATTTTCATCAGTTTAGTTTGACTGCAAATAAAGGATTTGAAACTGGCGGAGTGATGTTTTCGGCTAATTATCGTGATGAAAAAGGTTTGATTAAAAATAATGATTTTAAGCGTTTTACAGGTCGGTTTAGCTTTAACTTTAAACCTCTTAACTCGGTGGAGATGGGAGTTAATGCCAATTTTATTTATTTGAAAACTAACGGAGTGAAATCTTCTCAAGGAAAAGGTAATGGGGGATGGGCCAATTGGCGCTATACTTTACCTTGGTATAAAGTTTATGATGAAAATTCACAAACTGGATATTGGGCTGTAAATAGTGGCTATAATATGGCTGCTTTTTCTGATCGAAATTTAACACGTAATGATGTTGATCAATATAGAACATTGGGAAATGCTTATTTACAATGGAATACACCTCTGAAAGGATTAATGATAAAAGGAGAAGCTGGTGTTGATTTAATTGTAAATAATAGTACCTTTTGGCAGTCATCATTATTAGCTCCTACTGCACCATTTGTATCAAGAGCTTTTGAACAGTCGGTCACAAAGTCTAATATAAATTATGATGCATATGTTAATTATAATAGGACGTTTAGTGAAGTACATTTTTTGGACGTAACGATTGGAGCTGAGGCCTCACGAAATTGGTCATATACTCGTTATGCTGAAGGACAGGATTTGCAAACAGTATATCCAGAACTGATTAATCCGCTTACGATGAATTCAATGGGAGGACGTCGTGGAGGAGATGCCTACCTCATGGGGCTTTTCGCTCGCGTAAATTATAAGCTAATGGATCGATATTTATTGAATGCAAGTGTTCGTAGAGATGGCCATTCCGCATTTAGTAAAGATAATCGTTGGGCTAACTTCTATGCTTTTGGAGCAGGTTGGATTATGACGGAAGAAGATTTTATGAAAGATTGGGAATGGTTGAATATGCTAAAATTGAGAGGTAGTTATGGTATAACAGGAAATACTGCTGTTTCTAATTCTATGACTTATTTATCTTGGGGATTGAATACAAATAAGGTGTTTGGTGTGGATTATTTGCATGGCGCTACTACTGTTGGACCAATGGGTAGTAAAGACCTAAAATGGGAAACAACTGCAAATCTTGATTTAGGTTTTGACTTTGGAATATTAAATAATAGAATCAACGGTTCTTTTGCATATTACACTCAGAAAGTTTCAGACTTGATTTTGTTAGGAAATGTTCAACCTTCTGTTGGATTTGACACGAATCAAATATACGAGAATGTCGGGGACTTAAAGAATTGGGGATTTGAATTTAATGTTTCTTCTGTAAATATTGAAAATAGGAATTTTACTTGGAAAACTGATTTTAATATCAGTACTAATAAGAATAAAATTCTTACGTTGAATGCAGCAGAGCAAGGAAAAGGAAAAGAAGAATCAACCAGCATTCGTAAAGAAGGAGAAGCCCTTAATACTTATTACTTGGCAAGTAATGTAGGAGTGGATTCTGAGAAGGGTATCTATATGATAGAACAGAGAGATAAAGATGTTTGGGATAAAGCTTATGAAACGACTTCTACAGGGAAGATCATTCCTATGACAAACAATAACGTTTCTAATAATAAAATGATTCAACATGGAAAAACACCTCTTCCTAAATTCTATGGAGGTTTGAGTAATACATTTTATTATAGAAATTTTGATTTGAATGTTATGTTTAGTTTTGCTGGAGGACATTGGTTGTTAAATAGCTTATATACTACTGGGACACAAATGAGCAGTGAGTGCAATACTGTTAAAGATATGGTGGGTAATACATGGGAAAAAGCAGGTGATAATGCCAAATATCCACAATTGGTATCTGGGAATAATTACCATTATGATAATGATGGTAATTATAGTGAAAAGACAGTTGCTTATGGTAGTGTTGGCCAAACAACTCGTTTCCTCCAAAGAGGAGATTATATCCGTTTGAGGAATTTGCAATTGGGGTATACTTTGCCTAAATCTGTATTGAATGCTATAAGATTGAGCAATGTAAGGTTTTATGTTGGTGTAACAAATTTGTTTACAATAACAGGTTATGATGGATTGGATCCGGAAACCCAGCAGGATTTGCCAATTCCGCGTACAGTGAACTTTGGACTTTCGTTGAACCTATAA
- a CDS encoding FecR family protein: MKMPDKHTIDKVLRNAASKEEAKEVIRWFTTSEGRTYLENLIMEDEKNVLPGTEEHYIDVQIPSEEMYDRIMSMVRWQRRRRTLFRVAAILIPFVLFVGQLWYLDRNIDLLGNSDVEEVYVPKGERTLIVFQDGTKAYINSESRIKYPRKFGLSERKVYLEGEAFFEVSPNRKRSFIVSLGDLDVKVLGTTFDVKAYPEDSEIYVMLETGRVSISSFSQQIAHLNPGDQAIYNRKTNTCKISSPENLVNNLAWRKNQIVFDNTPLEEVIEVLSRWYDVEFVIDDLSTYHYSYTLASSKKQIHQILEELEKISPVRFTDQDGKIHVSMKK, from the coding sequence ATGAAAATGCCTGATAAACATACTATAGACAAAGTACTTAGAAATGCGGCTTCTAAAGAAGAAGCAAAAGAAGTCATTCGTTGGTTTACCACATCGGAAGGACGTACCTATTTGGAGAATCTGATTATGGAAGATGAAAAAAATGTTTTACCAGGAACGGAAGAACATTATATAGATGTGCAAATACCGTCTGAAGAAATGTATGATCGGATTATGTCAATGGTTCGTTGGCAGCGTCGTAGACGCACTTTGTTTCGTGTGGCCGCTATTTTGATCCCATTTGTGTTATTTGTCGGACAATTATGGTATCTTGATAGGAATATTGATTTGTTGGGTAATTCTGATGTGGAAGAGGTATATGTTCCTAAAGGAGAACGTACATTGATTGTTTTTCAAGATGGAACAAAAGCTTATATAAATTCAGAAAGTCGAATTAAGTATCCTCGAAAGTTTGGGTTATCGGAAAGAAAAGTTTATTTGGAAGGCGAAGCTTTTTTTGAAGTTTCTCCAAACAGGAAACGTTCGTTTATTGTGAGTTTGGGTGATTTAGATGTCAAAGTATTGGGAACTACATTTGATGTGAAGGCTTATCCGGAAGATTCAGAAATATATGTGATGTTGGAAACTGGTCGTGTATCGATCTCCTCTTTTTCTCAGCAGATTGCTCATTTGAATCCAGGAGATCAAGCTATTTATAATCGGAAGACAAATACTTGCAAGATTTCTAGTCCTGAAAATTTAGTTAATAATTTGGCTTGGAGAAAAAATCAGATTGTTTTTGATAATACTCCGTTGGAAGAGGTGATTGAGGTATTATCACGCTGGTATGATGTGGAATTTGTCATTGACGATCTGTCTACTTACCACTATAGTTATACATTGGCATCTTCAAAAAAGCAGATTCATCAGATATTGGAAGAGTTGGAAAAAATCTCTCCAGTTCGTTTTACAGATCAGGATGGAAAAATACATGTTTCGATGAAAAAATAA
- a CDS encoding RNA polymerase sigma factor, with the protein MGGSGSCDCFSDEYLLALLGKGDEQAFTIIYQRYHKLLYVVAYKYLKNDCSAKDSVQQIFYRLWESRSVLIINMNLRNYLYTMLKNHLLNEIRNNYMAMEKNYELAQEKVEYEDDLLDNIEKKEIEEQLYRAINGLPEQKKQVCLYKLRGNLSNLEIANKMGISVPTVKTHYAQAVKMLREHFNKLLFMIYSFWLS; encoded by the coding sequence ATGGGAGGATCTGGATCTTGTGATTGTTTTTCAGATGAATATTTGTTAGCCTTGTTGGGCAAGGGTGACGAGCAGGCATTCACGATTATTTATCAGCGCTATCATAAATTATTGTATGTTGTGGCTTATAAATATCTAAAGAATGATTGTTCGGCAAAGGATTCTGTGCAACAGATTTTTTATAGGTTGTGGGAGTCTCGTTCTGTATTAATTATAAATATGAATTTAAGGAATTATTTATATACTATGCTGAAAAATCATTTATTAAATGAGATTCGTAATAACTATATGGCTATGGAAAAAAACTATGAATTAGCTCAGGAGAAAGTGGAGTATGAAGATGATTTGTTGGATAATATAGAGAAAAAGGAGATAGAGGAACAACTCTACCGGGCAATAAATGGTTTGCCGGAACAAAAAAAGCAGGTATGCTTGTATAAGCTAAGAGGTAATTTATCGAATTTGGAAATTGCCAATAAAATGGGAATATCAGTCCCGACTGTTAAGACTCATTATGCACAGGCTGTTAAAATGTTACGTGAGCATTTTAATAAATTATTGTTTATGATTTACTCATTTTGGTTATCTTGA
- a CDS encoding RagB/SusD family nutrient uptake outer membrane protein yields MKSKYLTILACVGLLNFCSCDDFFELKRPQETQWTTTATYEQGLSSAYVSLQWTDAGRGFPQYIDFLTSGTASLMDGNTPGLDGEKYFYRSFDEKLGRMTTIWRTYYNVITKCNLALDVDRDGNGNPFNLDTRSDDFIHNYTRQVAEYHFCRAFSYFSLIRIFAAPYNHNGENNQKIIPLKESAAYSKEDVYHEELGTVEEVYDLIIRDLKYAKENLPDQFTLTSWNNVSGYECGRANKWVATSLLGKVYFLMGKYAEAKAEFDAVINYAESTGTYKLEAPKDPFNKEKAQDVPKESIWEFNSGFLDGKFENHNNYMYCGMVMGLRFRDSNGDELESLPGNNEGTVISSWNGFGIAYTSLKEMGWMKDPMNGDYTITPEAEADLRYQQVYHLMLPYKEGIKKGDPEYITTESLAGHSMVKTPHVYIDKFFRGAKPYGKFSKFPLIRLADIYLLRAWLRWNSNDLQGAADDLNIVWNRANPQNQDIYTASNVNHEVIYREYLREMTGEGWTVDFMMGTQMTIPAGDSKLNSQVAPPYSSWYWSIPDDEVNLNDKYQ; encoded by the coding sequence ATGAAAAGTAAGTATTTGACTATATTAGCTTGTGTTGGATTATTAAACTTTTGTTCATGTGATGATTTTTTTGAGTTAAAAAGACCTCAGGAAACACAATGGACAACGACTGCAACATATGAGCAGGGACTTTCTTCTGCTTATGTAAGTTTACAATGGACAGATGCCGGAAGAGGTTTCCCTCAGTATATTGATTTTTTGACCTCCGGAACAGCTTCTTTGATGGATGGTAATACTCCAGGATTGGATGGAGAAAAATATTTTTACAGAAGTTTTGATGAAAAATTGGGGAGAATGACTACAATTTGGAGAACTTATTATAATGTAATAACTAAATGTAATTTAGCTCTTGATGTTGATCGAGATGGAAATGGGAACCCTTTTAACTTGGATACGAGAAGTGATGATTTTATCCATAATTATACAAGACAAGTTGCTGAATATCATTTTTGTCGTGCGTTTTCTTATTTTAGTCTAATTCGTATTTTTGCGGCTCCTTATAATCACAATGGTGAAAATAATCAGAAGATTATCCCTCTGAAAGAGAGTGCTGCTTATTCAAAAGAAGATGTTTATCACGAAGAATTGGGTACGGTTGAAGAAGTTTATGATTTGATTATTCGTGATTTAAAGTATGCTAAAGAAAATTTGCCGGATCAATTTACATTAACTTCTTGGAATAATGTTTCTGGATATGAGTGCGGGCGTGCTAACAAGTGGGTTGCTACCTCTTTATTGGGGAAGGTCTATTTTCTTATGGGAAAGTATGCCGAAGCAAAAGCTGAATTTGATGCTGTTATTAATTATGCGGAGTCGACAGGAACTTATAAATTAGAAGCTCCAAAAGATCCATTTAATAAAGAAAAAGCACAAGATGTCCCGAAGGAATCTATTTGGGAATTTAATAGTGGCTTTTTAGATGGAAAGTTTGAAAACCATAATAATTATATGTATTGTGGAATGGTTATGGGATTGCGTTTTCGAGATTCGAATGGAGATGAATTAGAAAGCCTTCCGGGGAATAATGAAGGTACGGTTATCAGTTCGTGGAACGGTTTTGGTATCGCTTATACTTCATTAAAAGAGATGGGATGGATGAAAGATCCTATGAATGGAGATTATACGATTACTCCAGAAGCTGAAGCTGATTTACGATATCAACAGGTATATCATTTAATGTTACCTTATAAAGAAGGTATTAAAAAAGGAGATCCTGAGTATATAACGACTGAATCTTTGGCTGGTCATTCGATGGTTAAGACACCTCATGTATATATTGATAAATTTTTCCGTGGAGCAAAGCCTTATGGAAAATTTTCTAAATTCCCACTTATTAGATTGGCTGATATTTATTTGCTGCGTGCTTGGTTAAGATGGAATAGTAATGATTTACAGGGAGCTGCAGATGATCTGAATATTGTTTGGAATCGGGCTAATCCTCAAAATCAGGATATTTATACTGCTTCAAATGTTAATCACGAGGTGATTTATCGAGAGTATCTACGTGAGATGACTGGAGAAGGGTGGACTGTAGATTTCATGATGGGAACTCAAATGACAATTCCTGCAGGTGACAGTAAATTGAATTCACAGGTTGCTCCTCCTTATTCTTCTTGGTATTGGTCTATACCGGATGATGAGGTGAATTTGAATGACAAATATCAATGA
- a CDS encoding GH92 family glycosyl hydrolase, whose product MMMKLCLLFFPFFLISCQGHVQIEKSPAEYVNPFIDTHKSRWFFFSSASRPFGMVNLSPDTNVDGSWKSGYMFDSTYVRCFSHVHAWQLSGIPVMPTVGDFKGHLGMEAYKSSFSHKGEIAVPGYHKLYLEDYDVWAELTSTCRVGMHRYTFPESDQAYVLFDTGAFLAHADMDSSFVKKINDCEIEGMSLMAPTGRRPKATPIYFVARFNKRMSAFGGWRDSTVLDELTEISGKDIGVFARFETREREKIILKVAISYNSPEQARKNMDAELCDWDFDRVKKESFDEWDRELGKIRVKGGSEKQKIKFYTDLWHALLGRRIVSDVDGKYLDTTGDTPVTRQAPLDKRGNPWPHYNFDALWGSHWSLNILWSMVYPEVMDGFCNTMVSMYENGGLIPRGPSGGNYTYVMIGDPAASFFATAYNKGIRNYNVVKAYEGLRKNAFVGGIRDHAGYEHESPAFGGGMDYYVRQGWIPERIRGKGGHKDGCAMTLEYAYQDWCLAQLAANFGKWSDYELFMRRSQNYRNVWNPENKYMQPREIDGSWCKEFKPIGSEFGFTEANGAVYTHFVPHDMQGLIGLFGGKDAYVERLNRQFVEGEKNGFKHDRYYTTWTAYTNQPGTGMAHLFNHAGYPWLTQKWVRKVKDAYGDITPYGGYEDDEDQGQMGALGVLMAIGLFEVDGGAAEKPVYEITSPIFDRIVIKLNPDYYRGNQFEIITNNNSSENIYIQSAKLNGNVHNTYWFFHDDFTKGGILILNMDSIPNKEWGYLSHR is encoded by the coding sequence ATGATGATGAAACTTTGTCTTTTGTTTTTCCCTTTTTTCTTAATTTCGTGTCAAGGACATGTGCAAATAGAGAAATCCCCTGCTGAGTATGTAAATCCTTTTATTGATACCCATAAAAGTCGTTGGTTTTTCTTTTCGTCTGCAAGCAGACCCTTTGGAATGGTAAATTTAAGTCCTGATACAAATGTGGATGGATCATGGAAATCAGGATATATGTTTGATAGTACATATGTCCGTTGTTTCAGTCATGTGCATGCTTGGCAATTGTCGGGTATACCTGTAATGCCGACTGTTGGAGATTTCAAAGGGCATTTGGGTATGGAGGCTTACAAATCATCTTTTAGCCATAAAGGAGAAATTGCAGTTCCCGGATATCATAAATTATATTTAGAAGATTATGATGTGTGGGCGGAATTAACTTCAACATGTCGAGTCGGTATGCATCGGTATACTTTTCCTGAAAGTGATCAGGCTTATGTTTTATTTGATACAGGTGCATTTCTTGCCCATGCAGATATGGATTCTTCTTTTGTTAAAAAAATAAATGATTGTGAAATAGAAGGTATGTCACTGATGGCTCCTACCGGTAGAAGACCTAAAGCGACCCCAATCTATTTTGTTGCTCGTTTTAATAAAAGAATGAGTGCTTTTGGAGGATGGAGAGATAGTACGGTATTGGATGAATTGACAGAAATTTCCGGAAAAGATATAGGAGTTTTTGCCCGATTTGAAACACGTGAAAGAGAGAAAATCATATTAAAAGTGGCTATTTCCTATAATAGTCCGGAACAGGCACGAAAAAATATGGATGCCGAGTTATGTGATTGGGATTTTGATCGTGTGAAAAAAGAATCGTTTGACGAGTGGGACAGGGAATTGGGAAAGATTCGTGTGAAAGGTGGTTCTGAAAAGCAAAAGATAAAATTTTATACGGATTTGTGGCATGCTTTGTTAGGACGCCGGATTGTGAGTGACGTAGATGGAAAATATTTAGATACGACAGGTGATACCCCTGTGACCCGTCAAGCTCCTTTGGACAAAAGAGGAAATCCTTGGCCTCATTATAATTTTGATGCGTTATGGGGGAGTCATTGGTCTCTTAATATTCTTTGGTCAATGGTTTATCCGGAGGTGATGGACGGTTTTTGCAATACGATGGTGAGCATGTATGAAAATGGGGGATTGATACCACGTGGGCCTTCTGGGGGAAATTATACTTATGTGATGATCGGAGATCCAGCAGCCTCTTTTTTTGCAACAGCTTATAATAAAGGAATTCGCAATTATAATGTGGTAAAAGCCTATGAAGGACTTCGGAAAAATGCTTTTGTTGGAGGTATTCGTGATCATGCAGGGTACGAGCATGAAAGTCCTGCGTTTGGAGGGGGGATGGATTATTATGTTCGGCAAGGATGGATACCGGAACGCATTAGAGGTAAAGGCGGGCACAAAGATGGCTGTGCGATGACGTTGGAATACGCTTATCAGGATTGGTGTTTAGCACAGCTTGCAGCTAATTTTGGAAAATGGTCCGATTATGAGTTGTTTATGAGACGATCCCAGAACTATAGAAATGTTTGGAATCCGGAAAATAAATATATGCAACCACGGGAAATAGATGGAAGTTGGTGTAAAGAGTTTAAACCCATTGGTTCTGAGTTTGGATTTACGGAGGCAAATGGGGCTGTTTATACACATTTTGTTCCCCATGACATGCAAGGGTTGATAGGGTTATTTGGAGGAAAAGATGCCTATGTTGAGCGATTGAACCGACAATTTGTGGAAGGAGAGAAAAATGGTTTTAAACATGATCGGTATTATACGACATGGACTGCTTATACAAATCAGCCCGGAACAGGAATGGCACATTTGTTTAATCATGCTGGTTATCCGTGGCTGACTCAAAAATGGGTACGTAAAGTGAAAGACGCCTATGGTGACATCACTCCCTATGGAGGATATGAAGATGATGAAGATCAGGGACAAATGGGGGCATTGGGAGTCTTGATGGCAATCGGTTTATTCGAAGTTGACGGTGGTGCTGCTGAAAAACCAGTTTATGAAATAACATCTCCTATATTTGATAGAATTGTGATAAAGTTGAACCCAGACTATTATAGAGGTAATCAATTTGAAATTATTACAAATAATAATTCGTCTGAAAATATATATATCCAATCTGCTAAATTGAATGGAAATGTTCATAATACTTATTGGTTTTTTCATGATGATTTTACAAAAGGTGGCATTTTGATTTTAAATATGGATTCTATACCTAATAAAGAGTGGGGATATCTATCGCATAGATGA
- a CDS encoding glycoside hydrolase family 130 protein: MKSIIKRYSENPILTPGNLQLSDSSIEIMCLLNPGVFVYKDRIGLLLRVAVRPLPKPGFVSILTAGDRGFHIMDIATDDKNLDLSDPRVLTYKGDNYLTTLSYLQPMFSDDGINFYEDADYPGIYGKDDYSTFGIEDCRVTFLEGKYYLTFTSVSPMGVCVAMKMTKDWVHFTDMGLILPPHNKDCTLFDEKIEGRYFLLHRPSSPEIGGNYIWLAESEDLLHWGNHQCVATTRPEMWDSARIGAGAAPIKTEKGWLVIYHGADQRNRYCLGGLLLSLSEPSKVLARSKDPLMVPEADYEKVGFFSDVIFTNGHVVDGDTITIYYGASDEVICKATASIQAILDSLESY; encoded by the coding sequence ATGAAAAGTATTATAAAAAGATATTCAGAGAATCCGATATTAACCCCTGGAAACTTACAATTATCAGATTCATCTATAGAGATTATGTGTCTGTTGAATCCTGGAGTTTTTGTTTATAAAGATAGAATTGGTTTATTGCTTAGAGTGGCGGTTCGACCATTACCGAAGCCTGGTTTTGTTTCGATATTGACTGCAGGAGATAGAGGTTTTCATATAATGGACATTGCAACAGATGATAAAAATTTGGATTTATCAGACCCTCGTGTCTTAACTTATAAAGGTGATAATTATTTGACGACATTGTCTTATTTGCAGCCCATGTTTAGTGATGATGGTATTAATTTTTATGAAGATGCTGATTATCCGGGTATATATGGAAAAGATGATTATTCAACTTTTGGAATAGAGGATTGCCGTGTGACATTTTTGGAAGGAAAGTATTATCTTACCTTTACGTCTGTTTCACCGATGGGAGTTTGTGTTGCAATGAAGATGACAAAGGATTGGGTACACTTTACGGATATGGGACTCATATTGCCTCCGCACAATAAGGATTGTACATTGTTTGATGAAAAAATAGAGGGGCGTTATTTCCTTTTACATCGTCCAAGCAGTCCGGAAATAGGTGGAAATTATATTTGGTTGGCAGAGTCTGAAGATTTATTGCATTGGGGAAATCATCAATGTGTGGCAACAACACGACCTGAGATGTGGGATAGTGCTCGAATTGGTGCTGGTGCTGCTCCGATTAAGACAGAAAAGGGATGGTTGGTTATTTATCATGGTGCGGACCAGCGTAATCGTTATTGTTTGGGAGGACTTTTATTGAGTTTAAGTGAGCCCTCGAAAGTGTTGGCGCGTTCTAAAGATCCTTTGATGGTTCCTGAGGCGGATTATGAAAAAGTAGGATTTTTTAGTGATGTCATTTTTACTAACGGGCATGTGGTAGATGGAGATACAATTACCATTTATTACGGTGCTTCTGATGAAGTGATTTGTAAAGCAACAGCTTCCATACAAGCTATATTGGATAGTTTAGAGTCATATTGA